Proteins encoded by one window of Acuticoccus sp. MNP-M23:
- a CDS encoding Ig-like domain-containing protein translates to MTLRADGTLLLDPFEYDWSPLDEWDIANGVDEYPTEFSYHIGDSDTPGVVTLVYNEAPIAKADSVTLRAGGAITLDVLANDEDDENDELTVVAIQETDTTFTPSGGLIGFPVAVGDAVIENNLMEITPHPEYSGTFTFYYRIVDGNEGTASTGGAHGVGTGGPTLETSHQSVGQVTVTVLANNAPAAGDDTANVGEDGTVTVSVLGNDTDADGDALTIGSYDTTGTLGTVTDNGDGTFDYDPGDAFQSLARGELATDTFTYTVNDGQGGEDTATVTISIDGANDSPIGTSDTFTTDAGTAFTTGDVLANDVDVDTAAMLTASGPLEIPDHDTKGEVTNNGDGTFDYDPNGAFDHLAAGETATDQFWYGAKDENGATSATKVFITITGWDDPLLTDDTAAATEDVPIVISSVFANDTGQGLSIAAVDLTATQGTVTNNGDGTFGYVADGTLDALSDGETTEDSFTYTAIDDYGREQTATVTVTVTGANDDVVPIGQTIVINADSGTRTWNYSFSDPDTNDTHGFVLDTEGTEGTATDNGNGKFTYTPGDGWASVALGQAGYDSFDYTVTDSAGSSASGTVNFVIVGVNDDPVGVDDHFGTDEQTPFTTGNVLANDTDVDEGATLSLAGFDTSATIGLVTDNGDGTFAYDPNGAFDDLAIGERATDTFTYTVEDEHGASDTATVTITIDGTPYSGIVGTDLSETLNGTEGDDTLWGVSADDTLNGDDGHDTAAYDGNLADFKVEIAADHSGVWVSDGNTADPRHEGTDWLTGIEEILFANGWATVKSSEARTLITIFDDTGEFIAKERLSGGIRTEVAYVDGVRNEVLRTDIDDVRVWDTVETSYEDGDLARRFKINDAGSSVLVQYEDGVRTDMTRVDASGADSTAAWSTIECGFDDAGRLSSRRVVNDDGTERTTTFEYTDGVLSKMTIVDGPGDAGAVPWAIRELTFDDSGRRIERKQVDDDGTESGRAYEYTDGVVTKVTATGSDDGFLFERSSEFDADGDLVGRSWVFDDGTVRDDTIVDDALVSRTMTDVPDTRHWTTATFDYDADHNVITRSYTWDADLA, encoded by the coding sequence GTGACGCTGCGGGCTGACGGGACGCTGCTGCTCGACCCGTTCGAGTACGACTGGTCGCCGCTTGATGAGTGGGACATCGCCAACGGCGTTGACGAGTATCCGACGGAGTTCAGCTATCACATCGGCGACTCCGACACCCCAGGCGTCGTGACGTTGGTCTACAACGAGGCGCCGATCGCCAAAGCTGACAGCGTCACGCTGCGGGCCGGAGGGGCGATCACTCTCGACGTTCTCGCCAATGATGAAGACGACGAGAACGACGAGCTGACCGTCGTCGCCATCCAAGAGACCGATACGACGTTCACGCCGAGCGGCGGCCTGATCGGCTTCCCCGTGGCGGTGGGCGACGCCGTGATTGAAAACAACCTGATGGAGATCACGCCCCATCCCGAATATTCGGGAACTTTCACGTTCTACTATCGGATCGTTGACGGGAACGAGGGCACCGCTTCCACTGGCGGGGCCCACGGCGTGGGCACCGGCGGCCCCACCCTGGAGACCAGCCACCAAAGCGTCGGCCAGGTGACGGTGACGGTGCTCGCCAACAACGCCCCCGCGGCAGGCGACGACACGGCCAATGTTGGCGAAGACGGAACGGTCACCGTGTCGGTGCTCGGAAACGATACCGACGCCGACGGGGATGCCCTTACCATCGGCTCATACGATACGACCGGCACGCTGGGGACCGTCACCGACAACGGCGACGGAACGTTCGACTACGACCCTGGCGACGCGTTCCAGTCGCTGGCGAGAGGCGAACTGGCGACGGACACGTTCACCTACACCGTCAACGACGGCCAAGGGGGCGAGGATACCGCAACCGTCACCATCTCCATCGATGGCGCGAACGACAGCCCGATCGGCACGTCTGACACCTTCACCACAGACGCGGGCACCGCCTTCACCACCGGCGACGTCCTCGCCAACGATGTCGACGTCGACACCGCCGCGATGCTGACCGCATCCGGCCCGCTCGAGATCCCCGACCACGACACCAAGGGCGAGGTGACCAACAACGGCGACGGCACCTTCGACTACGATCCGAACGGCGCGTTCGACCACCTTGCCGCGGGCGAGACCGCGACCGACCAGTTCTGGTACGGCGCGAAGGACGAGAACGGCGCGACCAGCGCGACGAAGGTCTTCATCACCATTACGGGCTGGGACGATCCCCTCCTTACCGACGACACGGCCGCCGCCACCGAGGACGTGCCCATCGTCATTTCCTCCGTGTTCGCCAACGACACCGGTCAGGGCCTCTCGATCGCCGCCGTCGACCTCACCGCCACCCAGGGCACGGTGACGAACAACGGCGACGGCACGTTCGGTTATGTCGCCGACGGCACCCTCGACGCCCTCTCGGACGGCGAGACGACCGAGGACAGCTTCACCTACACCGCGATCGACGACTATGGCCGCGAGCAGACCGCGACTGTGACGGTGACCGTCACCGGCGCGAACGACGACGTGGTCCCCATCGGGCAAACCATCGTCATCAATGCCGACAGCGGGACCCGCACGTGGAACTACTCGTTCAGCGACCCTGACACGAACGACACCCATGGCTTCGTCCTCGACACCGAAGGCACTGAGGGCACCGCCACCGACAACGGCAATGGCAAGTTCACCTATACGCCGGGCGATGGATGGGCCTCGGTCGCACTCGGGCAAGCGGGCTATGACAGCTTCGATTATACCGTGACCGACTCGGCCGGATCGTCCGCCAGCGGGACCGTGAATTTCGTCATCGTCGGCGTCAACGACGACCCGGTCGGCGTCGACGACCACTTCGGCACGGACGAGCAAACGCCGTTCACCACCGGCAACGTGCTGGCGAACGACACCGACGTCGACGAGGGCGCGACGCTCAGCCTCGCCGGTTTCGACACCAGCGCCACCATCGGCCTCGTCACCGACAACGGCGACGGGACGTTCGCATACGACCCGAACGGCGCGTTCGACGACCTCGCGATCGGCGAGCGCGCGACCGACACCTTCACCTACACCGTGGAGGACGAGCACGGCGCGAGCGATACCGCGACGGTGACGATCACGATCGATGGCACGCCCTATTCGGGGATCGTCGGCACCGACCTGTCCGAGACGCTGAACGGCACGGAGGGCGACGATACGCTCTGGGGCGTCAGTGCCGACGACACGCTGAACGGCGATGACGGTCACGACACCGCGGCCTACGATGGCAACCTCGCCGACTTCAAGGTCGAGATCGCGGCCGACCACAGCGGCGTGTGGGTGAGCGACGGCAACACCGCCGATCCCAGACACGAGGGCACCGACTGGCTGACGGGCATCGAGGAGATCTTGTTCGCAAACGGATGGGCCACCGTGAAGTCCTCCGAGGCCCGCACGTTGATAACCATCTTCGACGACACTGGCGAGTTCATCGCAAAGGAGCGCCTGTCGGGCGGGATCCGCACCGAGGTGGCGTACGTCGACGGCGTCCGCAACGAGGTTCTGCGCACCGACATCGATGACGTCCGTGTCTGGGACACCGTCGAAACATCCTACGAGGATGGCGATCTCGCGCGGCGGTTCAAGATCAATGACGCCGGCAGCTCGGTCCTGGTCCAGTACGAGGACGGTGTGCGAACGGACATGACCCGCGTCGATGCGAGCGGGGCCGACAGCACCGCAGCGTGGTCGACGATCGAATGCGGCTTCGACGATGCCGGCCGGCTGTCGTCGCGCCGCGTGGTCAACGATGACGGCACCGAGCGGACGACGACGTTCGAATATACTGACGGCGTGCTCTCGAAGATGACCATCGTCGACGGGCCGGGCGACGCGGGCGCGGTGCCGTGGGCGATCCGCGAGTTGACGTTTGACGACAGCGGCCGGCGCATCGAAAGGAAGCAGGTCGACGACGACGGGACCGAAAGCGGCAGGGCCTACGAATACACGGATGGCGTGGTGACCAAAGTCACGGCGACCGGCAGTGACGACGGCTTCCTCTTCGAGCGCTCCTC
- a CDS encoding Ig-like domain-containing protein: protein MADPKYLNDGGNNKSYGGADHWIDAGGGDDDIEGGGGKDTIYGGTGNDTLDGENGSDYLDGEEGKDFLKGGKSTDTLIGGAGDDTLLGQGDDDSLEGGDDNDRLEGGEGNDTLDGGVGHDTLYGQGAADTLNGRAGSDKLYGGDGNDSLDGGLDQDLLEGDEGGDTLIGGDGNDTIFGEAGDDYIVGDANSHNYYNGKDSISGGDGEDTIFGNRGDDTISGGSGRDVIEGNEGKDSISGGDGNDYIDAGNDDDKVEGDEGGDTLIGNGGNDTVWGEGGRDSIDGGSGDDEIDGGAGHDTIFGGDGDDSIKGGDFSDRIYLGAGDDFADGQDDQDLIYLGGGSDTAYGGARSDIFLFMDEYYSFEAGSHATLHGNAGKTDRLILEQAGDESVWAYTETSPGGDMILARRNPDFDPAAYDPSSGPDHTITFDGIDRIIIVASEPDFSARENNDGDAWFVLSYNGDKIVEGKVANILPLITNYAPVGTDDTKVMTLTTSSVTGDVLTNDTDQESDVDDALAATLVDADTLVDGTGTITDDNGTLVLDADGSYTFTASDDFVGSATYTYAVDDGFVADFATLTVSRNAVPVDDTVQARQSDTYSDGTIIDVLANDNETDLEIDLTVSKING, encoded by the coding sequence GTGGCCGATCCCAAGTATCTGAATGACGGCGGAAACAACAAATCCTACGGCGGCGCCGACCATTGGATCGATGCCGGGGGCGGTGACGACGATATCGAGGGTGGCGGCGGCAAGGACACCATCTACGGCGGCACGGGCAACGACACGCTCGACGGCGAAAACGGCAGCGACTACCTCGACGGCGAAGAAGGCAAGGACTTTCTCAAGGGCGGCAAGAGCACCGACACGCTGATCGGCGGTGCCGGCGACGACACGCTGCTGGGCCAGGGCGACGACGATTCGCTTGAGGGTGGTGACGACAACGACCGGCTGGAGGGCGGCGAGGGCAACGACACGCTGGATGGCGGCGTGGGTCACGACACTCTTTACGGGCAGGGCGCCGCCGACACGCTCAACGGCCGCGCCGGCAGCGACAAACTCTACGGCGGCGACGGCAACGATTCCCTCGACGGCGGTCTCGACCAGGACTTGCTGGAAGGCGACGAAGGCGGCGACACCCTCATCGGCGGCGATGGCAACGACACCATCTTCGGTGAGGCGGGAGACGACTACATCGTCGGCGACGCGAACAGCCACAACTACTACAATGGTAAAGACAGCATTTCTGGCGGCGACGGCGAGGATACAATCTTCGGCAACCGCGGCGACGACACCATCAGCGGCGGAAGCGGCCGCGACGTTATCGAGGGAAATGAAGGTAAAGACAGCATTTCCGGCGGCGACGGCAACGATTACATCGACGCCGGGAACGACGACGACAAGGTCGAAGGCGACGAAGGCGGCGACACGCTGATCGGCAATGGTGGCAACGACACCGTCTGGGGCGAAGGCGGCCGCGATTCCATCGACGGCGGCTCGGGCGACGACGAGATCGACGGGGGCGCCGGCCACGACACGATCTTCGGTGGCGACGGCGACGACTCGATCAAAGGCGGAGATTTCAGCGATCGGATCTACCTCGGAGCGGGAGATGATTTTGCCGACGGACAGGACGACCAGGATCTGATCTACCTCGGCGGCGGCTCTGACACGGCCTATGGCGGCGCCCGCAGCGATATTTTCCTCTTCATGGATGAATACTATTCGTTCGAGGCGGGCAGTCATGCGACCCTCCACGGAAATGCGGGAAAGACCGACCGGTTGATCCTGGAGCAGGCCGGGGATGAGAGCGTCTGGGCCTACACCGAGACATCGCCCGGCGGGGACATGATCCTCGCCCGTCGGAATCCGGACTTCGACCCGGCTGCCTACGATCCATCCTCGGGCCCGGATCATACCATCACCTTCGATGGCATCGACCGGATCATTATCGTCGCATCCGAGCCGGACTTCAGCGCCCGGGAGAACAACGACGGTGATGCGTGGTTCGTGCTTTCCTACAACGGCGACAAGATCGTCGAGGGCAAGGTCGCGAACATTCTGCCGCTGATCACGAACTACGCTCCGGTCGGGACCGACGACACCAAGGTCATGACCCTGACGACGTCGTCGGTCACGGGTGACGTCCTGACCAACGACACGGATCAGGAGAGCGACGTCGACGACGCCCTCGCCGCCACCCTCGTCGACGCCGACACGCTGGTGGATGGCACTGGCACGATCACCGACGACAACGGCACGCTCGTCCTCGATGCCGACGGCAGCTACACCTTCACCGCTTCCGACGATTTCGTCGGCAGCGCCACCTACACCTACGCCGTGGACGATGGGTTCGTCGCCGATTTCGCCACGCTGACCGTCTCGCGCAACGCCGTGCCGGTCGATGACACCGTCCAGGCGCGCCAGAGCGACACGTACTCCGACGGCACCATCATCGACGTGCTTGCGAACGACAACGAGACCGACCTCGAGATCGACCTCACCGTGAGCAAGATCAACGGCTAG
- a CDS encoding helix-turn-helix domain-containing protein: MIETAGPRTDCVPLPGIPINDATLPIEDQRDAFRDFYGAFYGTDFIGGSRDFAAHGHAWQLAGMTAGWSRLSGVRLRYDPRRDAIQSGCLFLRFAVSGSSVGTFGGARHSLTPGQISLESRDVGFHNIYADFRYNALFMPHEMIGYDPAIHRANYLLSPETPAGRIMGTALTALASRLPFATVQEGPQMAMDVAELVRALILEGRPRAVSAAVIRARRHAIQSSVDEELSTGAFSVDALCARFAISRASLYRMFADSGGIERYIRQRRLTRCFQELTRSNKERGVVRDVAERWGFHDAANFRRAFRSSFGVTPVEVVGERLDQPLPAPSVDSRVATNLGDWLSHPSITSKRAENELSE, encoded by the coding sequence GTGATCGAAACCGCCGGACCGCGTACCGATTGTGTGCCGCTGCCCGGCATTCCAATCAACGATGCGACGTTGCCGATCGAAGATCAGCGGGACGCCTTTCGCGACTTTTATGGCGCATTTTACGGAACGGACTTCATCGGCGGCTCGCGGGACTTTGCTGCCCACGGCCACGCCTGGCAGCTCGCCGGAATGACGGCCGGGTGGAGCCGGCTCAGCGGCGTCCGGCTGCGCTACGACCCGCGGCGCGACGCCATCCAGAGCGGGTGTCTGTTTCTGCGCTTCGCGGTGTCCGGCTCCAGCGTCGGCACGTTCGGCGGCGCGCGGCACTCGCTGACGCCGGGACAGATCTCGTTGGAAAGCCGGGACGTGGGCTTTCACAACATCTACGCCGACTTCAGGTACAACGCGCTGTTTATGCCTCACGAGATGATTGGATACGATCCAGCGATCCATCGCGCAAACTATCTGTTGAGCCCGGAAACACCCGCCGGGCGCATCATGGGTACTGCACTCACGGCTCTTGCTTCGCGCCTTCCGTTCGCCACGGTGCAGGAAGGTCCGCAGATGGCCATGGACGTTGCCGAGCTCGTCCGAGCGCTGATCCTCGAGGGAAGACCACGCGCCGTCAGCGCAGCCGTTATCCGCGCCCGCCGACACGCGATCCAGTCCTCGGTCGACGAAGAGCTGTCCACGGGGGCATTCTCGGTCGATGCCTTATGCGCACGCTTCGCCATCTCGCGGGCGAGCCTTTATCGCATGTTCGCCGATTCGGGAGGGATCGAACGCTACATCCGACAGCGGCGCCTGACCCGGTGCTTCCAGGAGCTGACCCGCTCGAACAAGGAGCGCGGCGTGGTCCGCGATGTGGCCGAGCGCTGGGGCTTCCATGATGCGGCCAACTTCCGGCGGGCGTTCCGTTCATCGTTCGGGGTGACGCCCGTCGAAGTCGTCGGCGAACGGCTTGACCAGCCGCTGCCCGCGCCTTCGGTTGACTCTAGGGTCGCAACCAATCTTGGCGACTGGCTCAGCCACCCGTCCATCACCAGCAAGCGCGCGGAAAACGAGCTATCCGAGTAG